A region of Leishmania infantum JPCM5 genome chromosome 31 DNA encodes the following proteins:
- the AAT8.1 gene encoding amino acid permease — protein MSNRSADSCPHTCRGQQREEHPDHARSSTMTVGAARTAKPTATSQSAGQRSQRQSRSQPRRSGCLGVLQAIRDGVIKAVYVVVPPGGILSGAFNMASSSIGAGILGLPAATDSAGIILAMIFLAVITYFSVFSMYILALASENTRIKTFEGLARWLFPARRYAFSYWAAFIRFYHGFAGCVAYIISVGNCLGPIFTGAAKQHPDNRAIQFLATTQGNRVLTVIVWLFVMLPLVIPKHIDSLRYASAIAVTFMVYFVFVVVAHSCRNGLAETSKHVKLSGNQADDGKLEHNTVFLFRTGNSVIHSVGIFVFAYVCQINAQEVLWDLRPEIRTTKSFTLSAFIGMMLCGTLYVLVSVFGYFDFGSKNLLGKSLLLMFNPFEEADIMIAYVAVMIKVCVAYALLTIAARNSLYYLIGFQHRYRNRTEAGGAEELGFVAGGADATVQQTANPPAAVADSDAVQSCKLDGVDNSHGMEGTTKGRNPSQTIDEDYEAGEGVDEEYVDGTAEDTTYVDNIPFWQHLLVVLVLAVASLLCGLFIPNINTVFGFAGAISGGFIAFIFPALFVMYSGNFTVAQVGWFTYLNTYLLLICGVVGIVFGTGGTIYVTI, from the coding sequence ATGTCGAACCGATCAGCCGATAGCTGTCCTCACACCTGTCGAGGGCAACAGCGCGAGGAGCACCCTGATCacgcccgcagcagcacgatgACGGTAggtgcggcgcgcacggccaagccgacggcgacgtcgcagAGTGCAGGGCAGCGCTCTCAACGCCAGTCGcgctcgcagccgcgccgctccgGATGTCTTGGCGTGCTCCAGGCCATCCGTGACGGCGTCATCAAAGCGGTGTACGTGGTCGTTCCGCCTGGCGGCATTCTCTCCGGCGCCTTCAACATGGCGAGCTCTTccatcggcgccggcatccttggcctgccggcggcgaccgACTCAGCAGGCATCATCCTCGCCATGATCTTCCTCGCCGTCATCACGTACTtctccgtcttctccatGTACATCCTGGCACTCGCATCGGAGAACACGCGCATCAAGACCTTCGAGGGCTTGGCGCGCTGGCTCTTCCCGGCGAGAAGGTACGCCTTCTCCTACTGGGCCGCGTTCATCCGCTTTTATCATGGCTTCGCTGGCTGCGTCGCCTACATCATCAGCGTGGGCAACTGCCTTGGTCCCAtcttcaccggcgccgcaAAGCAGCACCCCGACAACAGAGCCATCCAGTTCCTCGCCACCACGCAGGGCAACCGCGTGCTCACAGTCATCGTTTGGCTCTTcgtgatgctgccgctggttATTCCGAAACACATCGACTCACTGCGCTACGCCTCCGCCATCGCGGTGACGTTCATGGTGTACTTTGTCTTCGTGGTTGTCGCACACAGCTGCCGTAACGGGCTGGCGGAAACGTCCAAGCACGTGAAGCTGTCCGGCAACCAGGCGGATGACGGCAAGCTGGAGCACAACAccgtctttctttttcgcacCGGCAACTCCGTAATCCACTCCGTCGGCATCTTTGTTTTCGCGTACGTGTGCCAAATAAACGCGCAGGAGGTTCTGTGGGATTTGCGGCCCGAGATTCGCACGACGAAGAGCTTCACGCTGTCGGCGTTCATTGGGATGATGCTGTGCGGCACGCTGTACGTGCTGGTAAGCGTGTTCGGGTACTTCGACTTTGGCAGCAAGAACCTGCTCGGcaagtcgctgctgctcatgttCAACCCGTTCGAGGAGGCCGACATCATGATTGCCTACGTTGCCGTCATGATCAAGGTATGCGTCGCCTACGCGCTACTCACCATTGCGGCGCGCAACTCCCTGTACTACCTGATCGGCTTCCAGCACCGCTACCGCAACCGCACCGAggctggcggcgcggaggAGCTCGGCTTtgtcgctggcggcgccgacgccaccgtcCAGCAGACCGCGAATCCgcccgcggcggtggccgacagcgacgctgtCCAGTCCTGCAAGCTCGACGGGGTGGACAACAGCCACGGCATGGAGGGGACAACGAAAGGCCGCAATCCCTCCCAAACCATCGATGAGGACTACGAAGCAGGTGAGGGCGTGGACGAGGAGTACGTGGACGGGACCGCGGAGGACACGACGTACGTGGACAACATCCCGTTCTGGCAGCACCTGCTGGTCGTGCTtgtgctcgccgtcgcgtcgctgctgtgtggCCTGTTCATCCCGAACATCAACACCGTCTTCGGCTTCGCCGGCGCGATCAGCGGCGGCTTCATCGCCTTTATCTTCCCCGCGCTCTTCGTCATGTACTCGGGCAACTTcacggtggcgcaggtggGATGGTTCACGTACCTGAACACGTACCTGCTGCTGATCTGCGGTGTTGTCGGCATTGTcttcggcaccggcggcaccaTCTACGTTACGATCTAG
- a CDS encoding mannosyltransferase-like protein yields MGAVDRGGWALTLRMQEAYPAWQVWGSRAAAVVRDDVAGVRALPAVVSLQRPVFSLLDRYGRTAYSVVTELQRRRVGVPWRLRGEDSHHSAERTAVVQNCLPPVIRYHTDFSAPCIGLNREAMAYIRPLMERYGIGVMGGGGRSSCPKSGDALLQLAYGGVRDLFSSVSSPATHSFFRDRLRHRALLVFQHWGALQFFPVPKRRFHECPEVYIGHSMSELSNIQQKWIVPMRTRADEIWTTADFFATIYRRNGVSPDKIRVVPEAVDVYEYDPANYARQPTMSRCASISSCDNRPSLTEEERLQRYVFFSSFKWEDRKGWDVLLKAYWAAFGPSAPSQLRERTTLVIKTRLTHRYSPELSRDSVLHFIETWGRGGALPGMTSMADYPHIIIVTGEVSAAEVVQMYANADAFVHPTKAEGWGLPAVEAMAMGLPVLVTEWGGPLRFMERDSCFRIPVDGLEEISPNSPYGYEEGMKMAIPSVEKTAELMRYVVEHPEHARRVGRRAREYAVRELSEEAVADRMDRLFVDSVIGRQRG; encoded by the coding sequence ATGGGTGCCGTGGACCGTGGTGGGTGGGCACTGACGCTGCGGATGCAGGAGGCGTACCCTGCGTGGCAGGTGTGGGGcagtcgcgctgctgcggtggtgcgcgacgacgttgccggcgtgcgtgcgctccCTGCCGTTGtttcgctgcagcggcctgTGTTCTCGCTGCTGGACCGGTACGGCCGCACCGCATACAGTGTGgtgacggagctgcagcgccgccgcgtgggAGTGCCGTGGCGTCTTCGTGGTGAGGACTCGCACCACTCTGCAGAGCGGACTGCTGTGGTGCAGAACTGCCTCCCGCCGGTGATCCGGTACCACACGGACTTCAGCGCTCCCTGTATCGGGCTGAACCGTGAGGCGATGGCGTACATCCGTCCGTTGATGGAGCGCTACGGGATCGGTGTGAtggggggcggggggcgcAGCTCATGCCCGAAATCCGGAGACGCGCTCCTTCAGCTTGCATACGGGGGTGTGAGGGATCTGTTCAGCAGCGTGTCGTCCCCGGCGACCCACAGCTTTTTCCGCGatcgcctgcgccaccgcgccctcctcgtcttccaaCACTGGGGTGCGCTACAGTTCTTCCCAGTTCCCAAGCGCCGGTTCCATGAGTGCCCGGAGGTGTACATCGGGCACAGCATGAGCGAGCTGTCCAACATCCAGCAGAAGTGGATAGTGCCGATGCGGACACGTGCCGACGAGATCTGGACGACGGCGGACTTCTTCGCCACCATTTACCGCCGCAACGGTGTGAGCCCCGACAAGATCCGCGTTGTGCCGGAGGCCGTGGATGTGTACGAGTACGACCCGGCCAACTACGCACGGCAGCCCACGATGAGTAGGTGCGCGAGCATATCGTCGTGCGACAACCGCCCGAGCTtgacagaggaggagcggctgcagcggtacGTGTTCTTCTCGAGCTTCAAGTGGGAGGACCGCAAGGGGTGGGAcgtgctgctgaaggcgtACTGGGCCGCGTTCGGCCCCTCTGCCccgtcgcagctgcgtgagcgcACGACGCTGGTGATCAAGACACGCCTCACACATCGCTATTCTCCTGAGTTGTCTCGCGATTCGGTCCTACACTTCATTGAGACATGgggacgcggcggtgcgttGCCGGGGATGACGTCGATGGCTGACTATCCCCACATCATCATTGTCACGGGCGAGGTGAGCGCGGCTGAAGTTGTTCAGATGTACGCGAACGCGGATGCCTTTGTGCACCCGACGAAGGCGGAGGGGTGGGGCCTGCCtgccgtggaggcgatggcgatgGGGCTGCCGGTGCTTGTCACGGAGTGGGGCGGGCCGCTGCGGTTCATGGAGCGCGACTCTTGCTTCCGCATTCCTGTGGACGGGCTTGAAGAGATCTCGCCAAATTCGCCGTACGGGTACGAGGAGGGCATGAAGATGGCCATCCCGAGTGTGGAGAAGACTGCGGAGCTGATGCGGTACGTCGTGGAGCACCCGGAGCACGCGCGGCGCGTTGGTCGTCGTGCGCGTGAGTACGCTGTGCGTGAGCTGAGCGAGGAGGCTGTTGCGGACCGCATGGACCGTCTGTTTGTGGACTCTGTGATCGGGAGGCAGCGCGGCTGA
- the AAT8.2 gene encoding amino acid permease: MSHPTSMRGDGAQRPCSHARSTTKDAHRTQNREVPPSRSQPRRSGCLGVLQAIRDGVIKAVYVIVPPGGILSGAFNMASASIGAGILGLPAATDSAGIILAMIFLAVITYFSVFSMYILALASENTRIKTFEGLARWLFPARRYAFSYLAAFIRFFHGFSSCVAYIISVGNCLGPIFTGAAKQHPDNRAIQFLATTQGNRVLTVIVWLFVMLPLVIPKHIDSLRYASAIAVTFMVYFVFVVVAHSCRNGLAETSKHVKLSGNQADDGKLEHNTVFLFRTGNSVIHSVGIFVFAYVCQINAQEVLWDLRPEIRTTKSFTLSAFIGMMLCGTLYVLVSVFGYFDFGSKNLLGKSLLLMFNPLEEADIMIAYVAVMIKVCVAYALLTIAARNSLYYLIGFQHRYRNRTEAGGAEELGFVAGGADATVQQTANPPAAVADSDAVQSCKLDGVDNSHGMEGTTKGRNPSQT; encoded by the coding sequence ATGTCCCACCCCACCAGTATGCGGGGCGATGGCGCACAGCGGCCATGCAGCCATGCCCGGTCCACCACCAAGGACGCTCACCGCACTCAAAACAGAGaagtgccgccgtcgcgctcgcagccgcgccgctccgGATGTCTTGGCGTGCTCCAGGCCATCCGTGACGGCGTCATCAAAGCGGTGTACGTGATCGTTCCGCCTGGCGGCATTCTCTCCGGCGCCTTCAACATGGCGAGTGCATccatcggcgccggcatccttggcctgccggcggcgaccgACTCAGCAGGCATCATCCTCGCCATGATCTTCCTCGCCGTCATCACGTACTtctccgtcttctccatGTACATCCTGGCACTCGCATCGGAGAACACGCGCATCAAGACCTTCGAGGGCTTGGCGCGCTGGCTCTTCCCGGCGAGAAGGTACGCCTTCTCCTACTTGGCCGCGTTCATCCGCTTTTTCCACGGCTTTTCTAGCTGCGTCGCCTACATCATCAGCGTGGGCAACTGCCTTGGTCCCAtcttcaccggcgccgcaAAGCAGCACCCCGACAACAGAGCCATCCAGTTCCTCGCCACCACGCAGGGCAACCGCGTGCTCACAGTCATCGTTTGGCTCTTcgtgatgctgccgctggttATTCCGAAACACATCGACTCACTGCGCTACGCCTCCGCCATCGCGGTGACGTTCATGGTGTACTTTGTCTTCGTGGTTGTCGCACACAGCTGCCGTAACGGGCTGGCGGAAACGTCCAAGCACGTGAAGCTGTCCGGCAACCAGGCGGACGACGGCAAGCTGGAGCACAACAccgtctttctttttcgcacCGGCAACTCCGTAATCCACTCCGTCGGCATCTTTGTTTTCGCGTACGTGTGCCAAATAAACGCGCAGGAGGTTCTGTGGGATTTGCGGCCCGAGATTCGCACGACGAAGAGCTTCACGCTGTCGGCGTTCATTGGGATGATGCTGTGCGGCACGCTGTACGTGCTGGTAAGCGTGTTCGGGTACTTCGACTTTGGCAGCAAGAACCTGCTCGGcaagtcgctgctgctcatgttCAACCCGCTCGAGGAGGCCGACATCATGATCGCCTACGTTGCCGTCATGATCAAGGTATGCGTCGCCTACGCGCTACTCACCATTGCGGCGCGCAACTCCCTGTACTACCTGATCGGCTTCCAGCACCGCTACCGCAACCGCACCGAggctggcggcgcggaggAGCTCGGCTTtgtcgctggcggcgccgacgccaccgtcCAGCAGACCGCGAATCCgcccgcggcggtggccgacagcgacgctgtCCAGTCCTGCAAGCTCGACGGGGTGGACAACAGCCACGGCATGGAGGGGACAACGAAAGGCCGCAATCCCTCCCAAACC
- a CDS encoding acetylornithine deacetylase-like protein yields MRVVTCNKGFCEWHLEMQRKVIRSSMALMSTSCNAIEYAAQIIAEICETALGITKSTVQERNYSCPLACISTDAVMDGNAANTVPAECDVMCSVRRPLGHL; encoded by the coding sequence ATGAGGGTGGTGACCTGCAACAAGGGCTTCTGTGAGTGGCACCTGGAGATGCAGCGCAAGGTGATTCGCTCCTCCATGGCGCTCATGAGCACGAGCTGTAACGCCATCGAGTACGCCGCGCAGATCATCGCGGAAATCTGTGAGACCGCGCTGGGCATCACGAAAAGCACTGTGCAGGAGAGGAACTATAGCTGCCCGCTCGCATGCATCTCCACGGATGCCGTCATGGATGGTAACGCGGCGAACACGGTACCGGCGGAGTGCGACGTCATGTGCAGCGTGCGCCGTCCGCTTGGGCATCTCTGA